Proteins found in one Plasmodium gaboni strain SY75 chromosome 13, whole genome shotgun sequence genomic segment:
- a CDS encoding putative thioredoxin-related protein has translation MAIFKKSIIIFLFFTIFNYCFSQDVIELNDSNFENLTQLSTGNTTGSWFIKFYAPWCSHCKAMSKTWAQLATELKGKINVAKIDVTINSKTRKRFKIEGFPTLLYFKNGKMYDYKNHDRSLEAFKTFVLETYKNAKASEPPKPLNYMDILKDFLNETFQNIDRIYKYAFPSLAVLVSVSFLTGSIFSLILLKCCCMKSGASKVSKKKD, from the exons atggCTATATTTAAGAAGagtataataatatttcttttctttaCAATTTTCAATTATTGTTTTTCTCAAGATGTAATTGAATTAAACGATTCAAATTTTGAGAATTTAACACAATTGTCAACTGGAAATACTACGG gaTCATGGTTTATCAAATTTTATGCCCCCTGGTGCTCTCATTGTAAAGCAATGAGCAAAACTTGGGCACAACTAGCCACCGAattaaaaggaaaaataaatgtagCTAAAATTGATGTCACCATAAATTCTAAAACAAGAAAAAGATTTAAAATAGAAGGTTTTCCAAcacttttatattttaaaaatggaaagatgtatgattataaaaatcACGATAGATCCTTAGAAGCTTTTAAAACTTTCGTCTTAGAAACATACAAAAATGCAAAAGCATCTGAACCACCTAAGCCACTTAATTATATGGATATTCTTAAAGATTTTTTGAATGAAACTTTTCAAAATATAGATagaatttataaatatgcTTTTCCATCCTTAGCTGTTCTTGTATCTGTATCATTCTTAACAGGTTCCATCTTTTCATTAATTTTACTCAAATGTTGTTGTATGAAAAGTGGAGCATCTAAAGTTTCTAAGAAAAAGGATTaa